The following coding sequences are from one Poecilia reticulata strain Guanapo linkage group LG18, Guppy_female_1.0+MT, whole genome shotgun sequence window:
- the txk gene encoding tyrosine-protein kinase TXK isoform X3, whose product MRSAVPPDQSTHSVCCCCCCCCCSSREINTRMELEGRTSLCFTTRRYPGNARRVDRSRKKLPLPPPENGEGEGLVSVVAMYDFTAKEDSDLTIKQGEEYVILHKQDQLWWRAEDRHGNKGFIPSNYVTEKNRIEANSWYCKNITRTEAEQLLKQQDKEGGFVVRESSKQGTYTVSVYTKTLSPNGDIRHYQIKITNTGQFYLAEKHVFSSIPDVIHYHEHNAAGLVTRLRYAVGPMGRCVPATAGFSSEKWEINPSELTFMKELGSGQFGVVKLGKYRDQQKVAIKSIREGAMYEEDFAEEAKVMMRLCHPKLVQLYGVCLKHRPLLIVAEFMDNGCLLNYLRQRGGALKEAWLLSMCQDVCEGMEYLESHSFIHRDLAARNCLINENNVVKVSDFGMTRYVLDNQYTSSSGAKFPVKWSPPEVLHYSKYSSKSDVWSFGVVMWEIFSEGRTPFESRSNLEVVNDITRGIRLYRPHRASQPLYAIMYRCWHENIQTNGTNQRGPKAS is encoded by the exons ATGAGATCAGCGGTtccaccag aTCAATCCACCCACTCtgtatgctgctgctgctgttgctgctgctgctcaagcAG GGAGATCAACACACGCATGGAGCTGGAGGGCAGAACGTCTCTCTGTTTCACAACCAGACGATACCCTGGAAACGCCCGGCGG GTGGACCGGTCCAGGAAAAAGCTCCCTCTGCCCCCTCCGGAGAACGGAGAAGGTGAAGGTTTGGTGAGCGTCGTTGCCATGTACGACTTCACGGCCAAGGAGGACTCGGACCTCACCATTAAACAG GGAGAGGAATACGTCATCCTCCACAAGCAGGACCAGCTGTGGTGGAGAGCGGAGGACAGACACGG GAATAAAGGCTTCATCCCCAGTAACTACGTAACAGAGAAGAACAGAATCGAGGCAAACTC GTGGTACTGCAAGAACATCACCAGGACAGAAgctgagcagctgctgaaacagcag GATAAAGAAGGTGGTTTTGTTGTGCGGGAGTCCAGTAAACAAGGAACTTACACCGTTTCTGTTTATACAAAGACGTTAAG TCCGAATGGAGACATTAGGCATTACCAGATAAAAATAACGAACACTGGACAGTTCTACCTGGCAGAAAAACACGTCTTCAGCTCCATACCAGACGTTATACACTACCATGAACACAATGCAGCAG GTCTTGTGACTCGGTTACGGTACGCAGTGGGACCGATGGGACGGTGTGTCCCAGCCACAGCAGGATTCAGCTCAG AGAAGTGGGAGATCAACCCCAGTGAGCTGACCTTCATGAAGGAACTGGGCAGTGGCCAGTTTGGAGTGGTGAAGCTCGGCAAGTACCGGGACCAGCAGAAAGTGGCCATCAAGTCCATCAGAGAGGGAGCCATGTACGAGGAGGACTTCGCCGAAGAGGCCAAAGTCATGAT GAGGCTGTGCCATCCTAAACTGGTTCAGCTGTACGGCGTCTGCCTGAAGCACCGCCCCCTGCTGATCGTGGCTGAGTTCATGGATAACGGCTGCCTGCTGAACTACCTGCGTCAGAGGGGCGGAGCTCTGAAGGAGGCGTGGCTTTTGTCCATGTGTCAGGACGTCTGCGAGGGGATGGAGTACCTGGAATCTCACAGTTTCATCCACAGAGACCTG gCAGCCAGAAACTGTCTGATTAACGAGAACAACGTGGTGAAGGTCAGCGACTTTGGCATGACCAG GTACGTTCTGGACAACCAGTACACCAGCTCCAGCGGCGCCAAGTTCCCAGTGAAGTGGTCTCCTCCGGAGGTTCTGCACTACAGCAAATACAGCAGCAAGTCGGACGTCTGGTCCTTCG GCGTGGTGATGTGGGAGATCTTCTCCGAGGGTCGAACGCCGTTTGAGAGCCGCTCCAACTTGGAGGTGGTGAACGACATCACCAGAGGGATCCGGCTGTACCGGCCGCACCGCGCTTCCCAGCCGCTGTACGCCATCATGTACCGCTGCTGGCACGAG
- the txk gene encoding tyrosine-protein kinase TXK isoform X1 — protein sequence MRSAVPPDQSTHSVCCCCCCCCCSSREINTRMELEGRTSLCFTTRRYPGNARRVDRSRKKLPLPPPENGEGEGLVSVVAMYDFTAKEDSDLTIKQGEEYVILHKQDQLWWRAEDRHGNKGFIPSNYVTEKNRIEANSWYCKNITRTEAEQLLKQQDKEGGFVVRESSKQGTYTVSVYTKTLSPNGDIRHYQIKITNTGQFYLAEKHVFSSIPDVIHYHEHNAAGLVTRLRYAVGPMGRCVPATAGFSSEKWEINPSELTFMKELGSGQFGVVKLGKYRDQQKVAIKSIREGAMYEEDFAEEAKVMMRLCHPKLVQLYGVCLKHRPLLIVAEFMDNGCLLNYLRQRGGALKEAWLLSMCQDVCEGMEYLESHSFIHRDLAARNCLINENNVVKVSDFGMTRYVLDNQYTSSSGAKFPVKWSPPEVLHYSKYSSKSDVWSFGVVMWEIFSEGRTPFESRSNLEVVNDITRGIRLYRPHRASQPLYAIMYRCWHEKPLGRPAFSELLEEIRKLAENPD from the exons ATGAGATCAGCGGTtccaccag aTCAATCCACCCACTCtgtatgctgctgctgctgttgctgctgctgctcaagcAG GGAGATCAACACACGCATGGAGCTGGAGGGCAGAACGTCTCTCTGTTTCACAACCAGACGATACCCTGGAAACGCCCGGCGG GTGGACCGGTCCAGGAAAAAGCTCCCTCTGCCCCCTCCGGAGAACGGAGAAGGTGAAGGTTTGGTGAGCGTCGTTGCCATGTACGACTTCACGGCCAAGGAGGACTCGGACCTCACCATTAAACAG GGAGAGGAATACGTCATCCTCCACAAGCAGGACCAGCTGTGGTGGAGAGCGGAGGACAGACACGG GAATAAAGGCTTCATCCCCAGTAACTACGTAACAGAGAAGAACAGAATCGAGGCAAACTC GTGGTACTGCAAGAACATCACCAGGACAGAAgctgagcagctgctgaaacagcag GATAAAGAAGGTGGTTTTGTTGTGCGGGAGTCCAGTAAACAAGGAACTTACACCGTTTCTGTTTATACAAAGACGTTAAG TCCGAATGGAGACATTAGGCATTACCAGATAAAAATAACGAACACTGGACAGTTCTACCTGGCAGAAAAACACGTCTTCAGCTCCATACCAGACGTTATACACTACCATGAACACAATGCAGCAG GTCTTGTGACTCGGTTACGGTACGCAGTGGGACCGATGGGACGGTGTGTCCCAGCCACAGCAGGATTCAGCTCAG AGAAGTGGGAGATCAACCCCAGTGAGCTGACCTTCATGAAGGAACTGGGCAGTGGCCAGTTTGGAGTGGTGAAGCTCGGCAAGTACCGGGACCAGCAGAAAGTGGCCATCAAGTCCATCAGAGAGGGAGCCATGTACGAGGAGGACTTCGCCGAAGAGGCCAAAGTCATGAT GAGGCTGTGCCATCCTAAACTGGTTCAGCTGTACGGCGTCTGCCTGAAGCACCGCCCCCTGCTGATCGTGGCTGAGTTCATGGATAACGGCTGCCTGCTGAACTACCTGCGTCAGAGGGGCGGAGCTCTGAAGGAGGCGTGGCTTTTGTCCATGTGTCAGGACGTCTGCGAGGGGATGGAGTACCTGGAATCTCACAGTTTCATCCACAGAGACCTG gCAGCCAGAAACTGTCTGATTAACGAGAACAACGTGGTGAAGGTCAGCGACTTTGGCATGACCAG GTACGTTCTGGACAACCAGTACACCAGCTCCAGCGGCGCCAAGTTCCCAGTGAAGTGGTCTCCTCCGGAGGTTCTGCACTACAGCAAATACAGCAGCAAGTCGGACGTCTGGTCCTTCG GCGTGGTGATGTGGGAGATCTTCTCCGAGGGTCGAACGCCGTTTGAGAGCCGCTCCAACTTGGAGGTGGTGAACGACATCACCAGAGGGATCCGGCTGTACCGGCCGCACCGCGCTTCCCAGCCGCTGTACGCCATCATGTACCGCTGCTGGCACGAG
- the txk gene encoding tyrosine-protein kinase TXK isoform X2, with translation MIHSNQSTHSVCCCCCCCCCSSREINTRMELEGRTSLCFTTRRYPGNARRVDRSRKKLPLPPPENGEGEGLVSVVAMYDFTAKEDSDLTIKQGEEYVILHKQDQLWWRAEDRHGNKGFIPSNYVTEKNRIEANSWYCKNITRTEAEQLLKQQDKEGGFVVRESSKQGTYTVSVYTKTLSPNGDIRHYQIKITNTGQFYLAEKHVFSSIPDVIHYHEHNAAGLVTRLRYAVGPMGRCVPATAGFSSEKWEINPSELTFMKELGSGQFGVVKLGKYRDQQKVAIKSIREGAMYEEDFAEEAKVMMRLCHPKLVQLYGVCLKHRPLLIVAEFMDNGCLLNYLRQRGGALKEAWLLSMCQDVCEGMEYLESHSFIHRDLAARNCLINENNVVKVSDFGMTRYVLDNQYTSSSGAKFPVKWSPPEVLHYSKYSSKSDVWSFGVVMWEIFSEGRTPFESRSNLEVVNDITRGIRLYRPHRASQPLYAIMYRCWHEKPLGRPAFSELLEEIRKLAENPD, from the exons aTCAATCCACCCACTCtgtatgctgctgctgctgttgctgctgctgctcaagcAG GGAGATCAACACACGCATGGAGCTGGAGGGCAGAACGTCTCTCTGTTTCACAACCAGACGATACCCTGGAAACGCCCGGCGG GTGGACCGGTCCAGGAAAAAGCTCCCTCTGCCCCCTCCGGAGAACGGAGAAGGTGAAGGTTTGGTGAGCGTCGTTGCCATGTACGACTTCACGGCCAAGGAGGACTCGGACCTCACCATTAAACAG GGAGAGGAATACGTCATCCTCCACAAGCAGGACCAGCTGTGGTGGAGAGCGGAGGACAGACACGG GAATAAAGGCTTCATCCCCAGTAACTACGTAACAGAGAAGAACAGAATCGAGGCAAACTC GTGGTACTGCAAGAACATCACCAGGACAGAAgctgagcagctgctgaaacagcag GATAAAGAAGGTGGTTTTGTTGTGCGGGAGTCCAGTAAACAAGGAACTTACACCGTTTCTGTTTATACAAAGACGTTAAG TCCGAATGGAGACATTAGGCATTACCAGATAAAAATAACGAACACTGGACAGTTCTACCTGGCAGAAAAACACGTCTTCAGCTCCATACCAGACGTTATACACTACCATGAACACAATGCAGCAG GTCTTGTGACTCGGTTACGGTACGCAGTGGGACCGATGGGACGGTGTGTCCCAGCCACAGCAGGATTCAGCTCAG AGAAGTGGGAGATCAACCCCAGTGAGCTGACCTTCATGAAGGAACTGGGCAGTGGCCAGTTTGGAGTGGTGAAGCTCGGCAAGTACCGGGACCAGCAGAAAGTGGCCATCAAGTCCATCAGAGAGGGAGCCATGTACGAGGAGGACTTCGCCGAAGAGGCCAAAGTCATGAT GAGGCTGTGCCATCCTAAACTGGTTCAGCTGTACGGCGTCTGCCTGAAGCACCGCCCCCTGCTGATCGTGGCTGAGTTCATGGATAACGGCTGCCTGCTGAACTACCTGCGTCAGAGGGGCGGAGCTCTGAAGGAGGCGTGGCTTTTGTCCATGTGTCAGGACGTCTGCGAGGGGATGGAGTACCTGGAATCTCACAGTTTCATCCACAGAGACCTG gCAGCCAGAAACTGTCTGATTAACGAGAACAACGTGGTGAAGGTCAGCGACTTTGGCATGACCAG GTACGTTCTGGACAACCAGTACACCAGCTCCAGCGGCGCCAAGTTCCCAGTGAAGTGGTCTCCTCCGGAGGTTCTGCACTACAGCAAATACAGCAGCAAGTCGGACGTCTGGTCCTTCG GCGTGGTGATGTGGGAGATCTTCTCCGAGGGTCGAACGCCGTTTGAGAGCCGCTCCAACTTGGAGGTGGTGAACGACATCACCAGAGGGATCCGGCTGTACCGGCCGCACCGCGCTTCCCAGCCGCTGTACGCCATCATGTACCGCTGCTGGCACGAG